From Micromonospora nigra, one genomic window encodes:
- a CDS encoding peptide deformylase produces MTTSPLDRAADSFAAELARHRTDRGLSKKQLAHEMGFDPSYVSHVEGRRHRPTEDFARRAEAVLKAGGAIWQRFREYDDLRHARSDRSHREPPLPGQWMPPGTGLIVERETATLTHVDDDYHCVIRRELYNAGTEPVTRYLVRVAVDRYPSDPGRSNRHHREHPLTFAELHLRAHREDGGEREEMHWRAKHDRDAFKEIWLLFENADRRFPLYPGDRATIEYAYTVGRDKWGPWFQRAVRVPTRHLSVRLDLPAALDPQVWGAETSLSAEEGPLRRAVERHDDGDRVIFDWATDEPPLNARYRMQWRFRAEPDTEPDAGHVRPSDRMRGIGIVQRGTDLLRQPARPFDLPREEPAAREIVDRLCTSLARLDELHPFSKGVGIAAPQLGIGRAAAVVRPPDRAAEPVVLLNPRVVDSSCETDEQYEGCLSFFDHRGLVPRPLRIDVEHAQADGSRVITSFEFGMARLVAHEVDHLEGRLYVDRMAPGVPLVPVEEYRETGHPWRY; encoded by the coding sequence ATGACGACCTCACCGCTCGATCGTGCCGCCGACTCCTTCGCCGCCGAACTCGCCCGGCACCGCACGGACAGGGGGTTGTCCAAGAAGCAGCTCGCCCACGAGATGGGCTTCGACCCGTCGTACGTCAGCCATGTCGAGGGCCGCCGCCACCGCCCCACCGAGGACTTCGCCCGCCGCGCCGAGGCCGTGCTGAAGGCCGGCGGCGCCATCTGGCAGCGCTTCCGGGAGTACGACGACCTGCGGCACGCCCGCAGCGACCGCAGCCACCGGGAACCACCCCTGCCGGGGCAGTGGATGCCACCCGGCACCGGGCTGATCGTCGAACGGGAAACCGCCACCCTCACCCACGTCGACGACGACTACCACTGCGTCATCCGGCGCGAGCTCTACAACGCCGGCACCGAACCCGTCACCCGCTACCTGGTCCGGGTCGCTGTCGACCGCTACCCCAGCGACCCCGGGCGCTCCAACCGGCACCACCGCGAACACCCGCTGACCTTCGCCGAACTGCACCTGCGCGCCCACCGCGAGGACGGCGGCGAACGCGAGGAGATGCACTGGCGGGCCAAGCACGACCGGGACGCCTTCAAGGAGATCTGGCTGCTGTTCGAGAACGCCGACCGCCGCTTCCCCCTCTACCCCGGGGACCGGGCCACCATCGAGTACGCGTACACGGTGGGGCGGGACAAGTGGGGGCCCTGGTTCCAGCGCGCGGTGCGCGTACCGACCCGGCACCTGTCCGTACGCCTGGACCTGCCGGCGGCGCTCGATCCACAGGTCTGGGGCGCGGAGACCTCACTCTCGGCGGAGGAGGGCCCGCTGCGCCGGGCCGTCGAGCGGCACGACGACGGCGACCGGGTGATCTTCGACTGGGCGACCGACGAACCACCCCTCAACGCCCGGTACCGCATGCAGTGGCGGTTCCGCGCCGAACCCGACACCGAACCTGACGCCGGCCACGTCCGCCCCAGCGACCGCATGCGCGGGATCGGGATCGTGCAGCGCGGCACCGACCTGCTGCGCCAGCCGGCCCGCCCGTTCGACCTGCCCCGTGAGGAGCCGGCCGCCCGGGAGATCGTCGACCGGCTCTGCACGTCGCTGGCCCGCCTCGACGAGCTGCATCCGTTCAGCAAGGGCGTCGGCATCGCCGCCCCGCAACTCGGCATCGGTCGGGCCGCCGCCGTGGTCCGCCCACCCGACCGGGCCGCCGAGCCGGTCGTGCTGCTCAACCCCCGCGTCGTCGACTCCTCCTGCGAGACCGACGAACAGTACGAGGGCTGCCTCTCCTTCTTCGACCACCGCGGACTGGTGCCCCGCCCCCTGCGCATCGACGTGGAACACGCCCAAGCCGACGGCAGCCGGGTGATTACCTCGTTCGAGTTCGGCATGGCCCGGCTCGTGGCACACGAGGTCGACCACCTGGAGGGGCGGCTCTACGTCGACCGGATGGCCCCCGGCGTGCCGCTGGTGCCGGTGGAGGAGTACCGCGAGACCGGCCACCCCTGGCGGTACTGA